One genomic region from Sciurus carolinensis chromosome 2, mSciCar1.2, whole genome shotgun sequence encodes:
- the Mapkbp1 gene encoding mitogen-activated protein kinase-binding protein 1 isoform X1, with protein sequence MMAVEGSTITSRIKNLLRSPSIKLRRSKAGNRREDLSSKVTLEKVLGITVSGGRGLACDPRSGLVAYPAGCVVVLFNPRKHKQHHILNSSRKTITALAFSPDGKYLVTGESGHMPAVRVWDVAEHSQVAELQEHKYGVACVAFSPSAKYIVSVGYQHDMIVNVWAWKKNIVVASNKVSSRVTAVSFSEDCSYFVTAGNRHIKFWYLDDSKTSKVNATVPLLGRSGLLGELRNNLFTDVACGRGKKADSTFCITSSGLLCEFSDRRLLDKWVELRNTDSFTTTVAHCISVSQDYIFCGCADGTVRLFNPSNLHFLSTLPRPHALGTDIASITEASRLFSGGANAKYPDTIALTFDPTNQWLSCVYNDHSIYVWDVRDPKKVGKVYSALYHSSCVWSVEVYPEVKDSNQACLPPSSFITCSSDNTIRLWNTESSGVHGSTLHRNILSNDLIKIIYVDGNTQALLDTEMPGGDKADGSLMDPRVGIRSVCISPNGQHLASGDRMGTLRVHELQSLTEMLKVEAHDSEILCLEYSKPDTGLKLLASASRDRLIHVLDAGREYSLQQTLDEHSSSITAVKFAASDGQVRMISCGADKSIYFRTAQKSGDGVHFTRTHHVVRKTTLYDMDVEPSWKYTAIGCQDRNIRIFNISSGKQKKLFKGSQGEDGTLIKVQTDPSGIYIATSCSDKNLSIFDFSSGECVATMFGHSEIVTGMKFSNDCKHLISVSGDSCIFVWRLSSEMTISMRQRLAELRQRQRGGKQQGPTSPQRASGPNRPQTPVMLSPGPVLSSDSDKEGEDEGTEEEELPALPILATSTKKEPVSVPSPALSRSLSHWEMRRAHETVEFLDPTPIANSGPRRRGRWAQPGVELSVCSMLDLRQLETLTPSPQGHSQDSLAMTPSGPGKHGQQAPAISHASQGEKSPQLQASQPCSCPHLIRLLSQEEGVFAQDMEPAPNEDGIVYPEPSDSPTMDTSEFQVQAPTRGTLGRVYPGNRGSEKHSPDSACSVDYSSSRLSSPEHPNEDSESTEPLSVDGISSDLEEPAEGDEEEEEEDGGTGPFELQEGSPHTPDQEQFLKQHFETLANGAAPGGPVRVPERTESRSISSRFLSQAQTPPLRDSSPSSSSLALMSRPIQVSQVSGEQQRVSGANPPGAPPEVESSPGNPSPHQASPVLLPRRRHNLGSSWAPKRVITNGLSAGLQKAQSVHSLVPQANEVPSSGPLLSWDTEVQDDLGSLPQDDGRPSQPDFYQNPTTSSMAKISRSISVGENLGVMMETQVPPSIRISPLSKLALPSRAHLVLDIPKPLPDRPTLATFSPVTKGWASGEAEQPGSPAGLGKTHSTSEWQACLGEGTTPKPRTECQAQSGPNSPCAQQLPVSSFLRGPENLQPPPPEKTPNPMECTRPGAALSQNSELVVSLEQCEQLVAELRGNVRQAIQLYHLVSGCKMPSAEQSRITQLLRDTFSSVRQELEALAGTALSSPGGSPGAVGAEQTQALLEQYSELLLRAVERRMERRL encoded by the exons GTAACCTTGGAGAAGGTGCTGGGAATAACAGTGTCTGGAGGCAGAGGACTTGCCTGTGATCCCCGATCAGGTTTAGTTGCTTATCCAGCTGG GTGTGTGGTTGTGCTTTTCAATCCCCGGAAACACAAACAGCATCACATCCTCAACAGTTCCAG GAAAACTATCACAGCCCTTGCCTTCTCCCCAGATGGCAAGTACTTGGTCACTGGAGAG AGTGGGCACATGCCTGCCGTGCGGGTTTGGGATGTGGCTGAGCATAGCCAAGTGGCAGAGCTACAAGAGCATAAGTATGGTGTGGCTTGTGTGGCCTTCTCCCCTAGTGCCAAGTACATTGTCTCCGTGGGCTACCAGCATGATATGATTGTCAACGTTTGGGCCTGGAAG AAAAACATTGTGGTAGCCTCCAACAAGGTGTCTAGTCGTGTGACAGCTGTGTCCTTCTCTGAAGATTGCAGCTACTTTGTCACTGCGGGCAACCGGCACATCAAATTCTGGTACCTCGATGACAGCAAGACCTCAAAG GTGAATGCCACTGTGCCCTTGCTGGGTCGCTCAGGGTTGTTGGGGGAGCTGCGGAACAACCTGTTTACTGATGTCGCCTGTGGCCGAGGAAAGAAAGCCGACAGCACCTTCTGCATCACATCCTCAGGCCTGCTGTGTGAGTTCAGTGATCGCAGGCTTTTGGACAAGTGGGTGGAGCTGAGG AACACAGACAGCTTCACA ACCACAGTGGCCCACTGCATCTCTGTGAGCCAAGACTACATCTTCTGTGGTTGTGCTGATGGTACCGTGCGTCTTTTCAACCCCTCTAACCTACACTTCCTCAGCACTCTGCCTAGACCCCATGCCTTGGGGACAGACATTGCCAGCATCACTGAGGCCAG TCGCCTCTTTTCTGGAGGGGCAAATGCTAAGTATCCAGACACCATTGCATTGACCTTCGATCCAACTAATCAGTGGCTGTCTTGTGTGTACAATGACCACAGCATCTATGTTTGGGATGTGAGGGACCCTAAGAAAGTGGGCAAGGTGTATTCAGCTCTGTATCATTCCTCCTGCGTCTGGAGTGTGGAG GTCTACCCTGAGGTGAAGGACAGTAACCAGGCCTGCCTGCCCCCCAGTTCCTTTATAACCTGTTCCTCAGACAATACCATCCGCCTGTGGAACACAGAGAGCTCAGGAGTACATGGCTCCACCCTGCACCGAAACATCCTCAGTAAT GATCTCATTAAGATAATCTATGTGGATGGGAACACTCAGGCTCTGCTGGACACTGAGATGCCTGGAGGAGACAAAGCTGATGGGTCCTTGATGGATCCACGTGTGGGCATCCGCTCTGTGTGTATCAGCCCCAACGGACAGCATCTAGCTTCAGGAGACCGCATGGGCACACTTAG GGTGCATGAACTGCAGTCTCTGACTGAGATGCTAAAGGTGGAGGCCCATGACTCAGAGATCCTGTGCTTGGAGTACTCTAAGCCAGATACAG GTCTGAAGCTGCTAGCATCAGCAAGCCGTGACCGGCTGATCCATGTGCTGGATGCTGGGCGGGAGTATAGCCTACAGCAGACACTGGATGAGCACTCGTCTTCCATCACTGCTGTCAAATTTGCAG CCAGCGATGGACAAGTGCGCATGATCAGCTGTGGAGCAGACAAGAGCATCTATTTCCGCACTGCACAGAAG TCTGGAGATGGAGTACACTTTACACGGACACACCATGTGGTACGGAAGACAACCCTCTATGACATGGACGTGGAGCCCAGTTGGAAGTACACGGCCATCGGCTGCCAGGACCGAAATATTCG GATCTTTAACATCAGCAGTGGGAAACAGAAAAAGCTGTTTAAAGGGTCACAGGGTGAGGATGGCACTCTTATTAAG GTGCAGACAGACCCCTCAGGGATCTACATTGCCACCAGTTGTTCCGACAAGAACCTCTCCATTTTTGACTTCTCCTCAGGCGAGTGTGTGGCCACCATGTTTGGCCATTCAG AGATTGTTACTGGCATGAAATTTAGTAACGATTGCAAACATCTCATCAGTGTTTCAGGGGACAG CTGCATATTTGTATGGCGCCTGAGCTCTGAGATGACCATCAGCATGAGACAACGTCTGGCTGAGCTGCGCCAGCGTCAGCGAGGGGGCAAGCAGCAAGGACCAACCTCCCCCCAAAGGGCTTCTGGACCCAACCG GCCCCAGACCCCAGTGATGCTCTCTCCTGGACCAGTTCTCTCATCAGACAGTGACAAGGAGGGAGAAGATGAGGGGACTGAAGAAGAAGAACTGCCAGCTCTTCCCATCCTTGCCACCAGTACCAAGAAAGAGCCTG tCTCggtccccagcccagccctgtccCGAAGCCTGTCACACTGGGAGATGAGACGA GCACATGAGACGGTGGAATTCTTGGATCCAACTCCTATAGCCAACTCAGGACCCAGAAGAAGGGGGCGTTGGGCTCAGCCCGGTGTGGAACTGAGTGTTTGCTCTATGCTGGATCTGCGGCAGTTGGAGACCCTGACCCCAAGCCCTCAGGGCCACAGCCAGGACTCTCTGGCCATgactccatctggtcctgggaagCATGGTCAGCAGGCCCCGGCAATCTCTCATGCTAGCCAG GGTGAAAAATCCCCTCAGCTTCAGGCTTCCCAACCCTGTTCCTGCCCCCACCTTATCCGATTGTTGTCACAAGAAGAAGGGGTCTTTGCCCAAGATATGGAGCCTGCACCCAATGAAGATGGTATTGTCTACCCAGAACCCAGTGACAGCCCCACCATGGATACCAG TGAGTTCCAGGTGCAGGCTCCAACCCGAGGAACCCTAGGAAGAGTGTACCCAGGTAACAGGGGCTCAGAAAAGCACAGCCCTGACAGTGCCTGCTCTGTGGATTACAGCAGCAGCCGCCTTTCCAGCCCTGAGCACCCCAATGAAG ACTCCGAGAGCACAGAGCCCCTAAGTGTGGATGGCATCTCCTCAGACCTTGAAGAACCAGCCGAGGGTgacgaagaggaggaggaagaagatggagGCACTGGCCCCTTTGAGCTGCAAGAAGGCAGCCCCCACACTCCAGACCAGGAGCAGTTTTTAAAACAGCACTTTGAGACTCTGGCCAATGGGGCTGCTCCAG GGGGCCCAGTGCGGGTACCAGAGAGGACAGAGTCTCGAAGCATCTCTTCACGATTCCTGTCGCAAGCACAGACTCCTCCACTCAG GGACTCATCCCCATCCTCCTCAAGCCTGGCACTGATGTCGAGACCCATCCAGGTGTCACAGGTGTCTGGTGAGCAACAGAGAGTCAGTGGTGCCAATCCCCCAGGAGCACCTCCAGAGGTGGAGTCCTCTCCTGGCAATCCCAGCCCCCATCAGGCATCCCCTGTGCTATTGCCACGTCGTCGTCACAACCTGGGCAGCAGCTGGGCTCCCAAGAGAGTGATCACCAATGGCCTCTCAGCTGGACTCCAGAAAGCCCAGTCTGTGCACAGTCTGGTGCCACAGG CAAATGAGGTACCTTCATCAGGCCCGTTGCTCTCATGGGACACAGAGGTCCAGGATGACTTGGGTTCCCTGCCCCAGGATGATGGCCGTCCATCTCAGCCCGACTTCTACCAGAACCCAACCACTAGTTCTATGGCCAAGATATCCCGCAGCATCTCTGTTGGAGAGAACCTGGGCGTAATGATGGAAACTCAAGTTCCTCCCTCTATTCGCATCTCGCCACTCAGCAAACTGGCCCTTCCCAGCCGGGCTCACCTGGTCCTGGACATCCCCAAACCACTGCCTGACCGTCCTACCCTGGCCACATTCTCACCTGTAACCAAGGGCTGGGCctctggtgaggcagaacagcctGGCTCCCCAGCAGGCCTAGGAAAGACTCACAGTACATCTGAGTGGCAGGCCTGTTTGGGTGAGGGCACTACTCCCAAGCCTAGGACAGAGTGCCAGGCTCAATCTGGGCCCAACAGCCCCTGTGCCCAGCAACTGCCAGTCAGCAGCTTCCTCCGAGGCCCTGAGAACTTGCAGCCCCCACCCCCTGAGAAGACTCCCAATCCCATGGAATGTACCAGGCCAGGGGCAGCCCTGAGCCAGAACTCAG AACTGGTGGTGAGCCTGGAGCAATGTGAACAACTTGTGGCAGAGCTCCGTGGAAATGTGCGTCAGGCTATACAACTCTACCACTTG GTGTCTGGCTGCAAGATGCCTTCAGCAGAGCAAAGTCGTATCACCCAGCTCCTCAGAGACACCTTCTCTTCAGTTCGACAGGAGCTCGAGGCCCTGGCGGGGACAGCATTGTCCAGCCCAGGCGGGAGCCCTGGGGCTGTGGGAGCTGAGCAAACACAGGCCCTACTAGAGCAATACTCGGAGCTGTTGCTTCGAGCCGTGGAGCGGCGCATGGAACGCAGACTCTGA
- the Mapkbp1 gene encoding mitogen-activated protein kinase-binding protein 1 isoform X2, which translates to MMAVEGSTITSRIKNLLRSPSIKLRRSKAGNRREDLSSKVTLEKVLGITVSGGRGLACDPRSGLVAYPAGCVVVLFNPRKHKQHHILNSSRKTITALAFSPDGKYLVTGESGHMPAVRVWDVAEHSQVAELQEHKYGVACVAFSPSAKYIVSVGYQHDMIVNVWAWKKNIVVASNKVSSRVTAVSFSEDCSYFVTAGNRHIKFWYLDDSKTSKVNATVPLLGRSGLLGELRNNLFTDVACGRGKKADSTFCITSSGLLCEFSDRRLLDKWVELRTTVAHCISVSQDYIFCGCADGTVRLFNPSNLHFLSTLPRPHALGTDIASITEASRLFSGGANAKYPDTIALTFDPTNQWLSCVYNDHSIYVWDVRDPKKVGKVYSALYHSSCVWSVEVYPEVKDSNQACLPPSSFITCSSDNTIRLWNTESSGVHGSTLHRNILSNDLIKIIYVDGNTQALLDTEMPGGDKADGSLMDPRVGIRSVCISPNGQHLASGDRMGTLRVHELQSLTEMLKVEAHDSEILCLEYSKPDTGLKLLASASRDRLIHVLDAGREYSLQQTLDEHSSSITAVKFAASDGQVRMISCGADKSIYFRTAQKSGDGVHFTRTHHVVRKTTLYDMDVEPSWKYTAIGCQDRNIRIFNISSGKQKKLFKGSQGEDGTLIKVQTDPSGIYIATSCSDKNLSIFDFSSGECVATMFGHSEIVTGMKFSNDCKHLISVSGDSCIFVWRLSSEMTISMRQRLAELRQRQRGGKQQGPTSPQRASGPNRPQTPVMLSPGPVLSSDSDKEGEDEGTEEEELPALPILATSTKKEPVSVPSPALSRSLSHWEMRRAHETVEFLDPTPIANSGPRRRGRWAQPGVELSVCSMLDLRQLETLTPSPQGHSQDSLAMTPSGPGKHGQQAPAISHASQGEKSPQLQASQPCSCPHLIRLLSQEEGVFAQDMEPAPNEDGIVYPEPSDSPTMDTSEFQVQAPTRGTLGRVYPGNRGSEKHSPDSACSVDYSSSRLSSPEHPNEDSESTEPLSVDGISSDLEEPAEGDEEEEEEDGGTGPFELQEGSPHTPDQEQFLKQHFETLANGAAPGGPVRVPERTESRSISSRFLSQAQTPPLRDSSPSSSSLALMSRPIQVSQVSGEQQRVSGANPPGAPPEVESSPGNPSPHQASPVLLPRRRHNLGSSWAPKRVITNGLSAGLQKAQSVHSLVPQANEVPSSGPLLSWDTEVQDDLGSLPQDDGRPSQPDFYQNPTTSSMAKISRSISVGENLGVMMETQVPPSIRISPLSKLALPSRAHLVLDIPKPLPDRPTLATFSPVTKGWASGEAEQPGSPAGLGKTHSTSEWQACLGEGTTPKPRTECQAQSGPNSPCAQQLPVSSFLRGPENLQPPPPEKTPNPMECTRPGAALSQNSELVVSLEQCEQLVAELRGNVRQAIQLYHLVSGCKMPSAEQSRITQLLRDTFSSVRQELEALAGTALSSPGGSPGAVGAEQTQALLEQYSELLLRAVERRMERRL; encoded by the exons GTAACCTTGGAGAAGGTGCTGGGAATAACAGTGTCTGGAGGCAGAGGACTTGCCTGTGATCCCCGATCAGGTTTAGTTGCTTATCCAGCTGG GTGTGTGGTTGTGCTTTTCAATCCCCGGAAACACAAACAGCATCACATCCTCAACAGTTCCAG GAAAACTATCACAGCCCTTGCCTTCTCCCCAGATGGCAAGTACTTGGTCACTGGAGAG AGTGGGCACATGCCTGCCGTGCGGGTTTGGGATGTGGCTGAGCATAGCCAAGTGGCAGAGCTACAAGAGCATAAGTATGGTGTGGCTTGTGTGGCCTTCTCCCCTAGTGCCAAGTACATTGTCTCCGTGGGCTACCAGCATGATATGATTGTCAACGTTTGGGCCTGGAAG AAAAACATTGTGGTAGCCTCCAACAAGGTGTCTAGTCGTGTGACAGCTGTGTCCTTCTCTGAAGATTGCAGCTACTTTGTCACTGCGGGCAACCGGCACATCAAATTCTGGTACCTCGATGACAGCAAGACCTCAAAG GTGAATGCCACTGTGCCCTTGCTGGGTCGCTCAGGGTTGTTGGGGGAGCTGCGGAACAACCTGTTTACTGATGTCGCCTGTGGCCGAGGAAAGAAAGCCGACAGCACCTTCTGCATCACATCCTCAGGCCTGCTGTGTGAGTTCAGTGATCGCAGGCTTTTGGACAAGTGGGTGGAGCTGAGG ACCACAGTGGCCCACTGCATCTCTGTGAGCCAAGACTACATCTTCTGTGGTTGTGCTGATGGTACCGTGCGTCTTTTCAACCCCTCTAACCTACACTTCCTCAGCACTCTGCCTAGACCCCATGCCTTGGGGACAGACATTGCCAGCATCACTGAGGCCAG TCGCCTCTTTTCTGGAGGGGCAAATGCTAAGTATCCAGACACCATTGCATTGACCTTCGATCCAACTAATCAGTGGCTGTCTTGTGTGTACAATGACCACAGCATCTATGTTTGGGATGTGAGGGACCCTAAGAAAGTGGGCAAGGTGTATTCAGCTCTGTATCATTCCTCCTGCGTCTGGAGTGTGGAG GTCTACCCTGAGGTGAAGGACAGTAACCAGGCCTGCCTGCCCCCCAGTTCCTTTATAACCTGTTCCTCAGACAATACCATCCGCCTGTGGAACACAGAGAGCTCAGGAGTACATGGCTCCACCCTGCACCGAAACATCCTCAGTAAT GATCTCATTAAGATAATCTATGTGGATGGGAACACTCAGGCTCTGCTGGACACTGAGATGCCTGGAGGAGACAAAGCTGATGGGTCCTTGATGGATCCACGTGTGGGCATCCGCTCTGTGTGTATCAGCCCCAACGGACAGCATCTAGCTTCAGGAGACCGCATGGGCACACTTAG GGTGCATGAACTGCAGTCTCTGACTGAGATGCTAAAGGTGGAGGCCCATGACTCAGAGATCCTGTGCTTGGAGTACTCTAAGCCAGATACAG GTCTGAAGCTGCTAGCATCAGCAAGCCGTGACCGGCTGATCCATGTGCTGGATGCTGGGCGGGAGTATAGCCTACAGCAGACACTGGATGAGCACTCGTCTTCCATCACTGCTGTCAAATTTGCAG CCAGCGATGGACAAGTGCGCATGATCAGCTGTGGAGCAGACAAGAGCATCTATTTCCGCACTGCACAGAAG TCTGGAGATGGAGTACACTTTACACGGACACACCATGTGGTACGGAAGACAACCCTCTATGACATGGACGTGGAGCCCAGTTGGAAGTACACGGCCATCGGCTGCCAGGACCGAAATATTCG GATCTTTAACATCAGCAGTGGGAAACAGAAAAAGCTGTTTAAAGGGTCACAGGGTGAGGATGGCACTCTTATTAAG GTGCAGACAGACCCCTCAGGGATCTACATTGCCACCAGTTGTTCCGACAAGAACCTCTCCATTTTTGACTTCTCCTCAGGCGAGTGTGTGGCCACCATGTTTGGCCATTCAG AGATTGTTACTGGCATGAAATTTAGTAACGATTGCAAACATCTCATCAGTGTTTCAGGGGACAG CTGCATATTTGTATGGCGCCTGAGCTCTGAGATGACCATCAGCATGAGACAACGTCTGGCTGAGCTGCGCCAGCGTCAGCGAGGGGGCAAGCAGCAAGGACCAACCTCCCCCCAAAGGGCTTCTGGACCCAACCG GCCCCAGACCCCAGTGATGCTCTCTCCTGGACCAGTTCTCTCATCAGACAGTGACAAGGAGGGAGAAGATGAGGGGACTGAAGAAGAAGAACTGCCAGCTCTTCCCATCCTTGCCACCAGTACCAAGAAAGAGCCTG tCTCggtccccagcccagccctgtccCGAAGCCTGTCACACTGGGAGATGAGACGA GCACATGAGACGGTGGAATTCTTGGATCCAACTCCTATAGCCAACTCAGGACCCAGAAGAAGGGGGCGTTGGGCTCAGCCCGGTGTGGAACTGAGTGTTTGCTCTATGCTGGATCTGCGGCAGTTGGAGACCCTGACCCCAAGCCCTCAGGGCCACAGCCAGGACTCTCTGGCCATgactccatctggtcctgggaagCATGGTCAGCAGGCCCCGGCAATCTCTCATGCTAGCCAG GGTGAAAAATCCCCTCAGCTTCAGGCTTCCCAACCCTGTTCCTGCCCCCACCTTATCCGATTGTTGTCACAAGAAGAAGGGGTCTTTGCCCAAGATATGGAGCCTGCACCCAATGAAGATGGTATTGTCTACCCAGAACCCAGTGACAGCCCCACCATGGATACCAG TGAGTTCCAGGTGCAGGCTCCAACCCGAGGAACCCTAGGAAGAGTGTACCCAGGTAACAGGGGCTCAGAAAAGCACAGCCCTGACAGTGCCTGCTCTGTGGATTACAGCAGCAGCCGCCTTTCCAGCCCTGAGCACCCCAATGAAG ACTCCGAGAGCACAGAGCCCCTAAGTGTGGATGGCATCTCCTCAGACCTTGAAGAACCAGCCGAGGGTgacgaagaggaggaggaagaagatggagGCACTGGCCCCTTTGAGCTGCAAGAAGGCAGCCCCCACACTCCAGACCAGGAGCAGTTTTTAAAACAGCACTTTGAGACTCTGGCCAATGGGGCTGCTCCAG GGGGCCCAGTGCGGGTACCAGAGAGGACAGAGTCTCGAAGCATCTCTTCACGATTCCTGTCGCAAGCACAGACTCCTCCACTCAG GGACTCATCCCCATCCTCCTCAAGCCTGGCACTGATGTCGAGACCCATCCAGGTGTCACAGGTGTCTGGTGAGCAACAGAGAGTCAGTGGTGCCAATCCCCCAGGAGCACCTCCAGAGGTGGAGTCCTCTCCTGGCAATCCCAGCCCCCATCAGGCATCCCCTGTGCTATTGCCACGTCGTCGTCACAACCTGGGCAGCAGCTGGGCTCCCAAGAGAGTGATCACCAATGGCCTCTCAGCTGGACTCCAGAAAGCCCAGTCTGTGCACAGTCTGGTGCCACAGG CAAATGAGGTACCTTCATCAGGCCCGTTGCTCTCATGGGACACAGAGGTCCAGGATGACTTGGGTTCCCTGCCCCAGGATGATGGCCGTCCATCTCAGCCCGACTTCTACCAGAACCCAACCACTAGTTCTATGGCCAAGATATCCCGCAGCATCTCTGTTGGAGAGAACCTGGGCGTAATGATGGAAACTCAAGTTCCTCCCTCTATTCGCATCTCGCCACTCAGCAAACTGGCCCTTCCCAGCCGGGCTCACCTGGTCCTGGACATCCCCAAACCACTGCCTGACCGTCCTACCCTGGCCACATTCTCACCTGTAACCAAGGGCTGGGCctctggtgaggcagaacagcctGGCTCCCCAGCAGGCCTAGGAAAGACTCACAGTACATCTGAGTGGCAGGCCTGTTTGGGTGAGGGCACTACTCCCAAGCCTAGGACAGAGTGCCAGGCTCAATCTGGGCCCAACAGCCCCTGTGCCCAGCAACTGCCAGTCAGCAGCTTCCTCCGAGGCCCTGAGAACTTGCAGCCCCCACCCCCTGAGAAGACTCCCAATCCCATGGAATGTACCAGGCCAGGGGCAGCCCTGAGCCAGAACTCAG AACTGGTGGTGAGCCTGGAGCAATGTGAACAACTTGTGGCAGAGCTCCGTGGAAATGTGCGTCAGGCTATACAACTCTACCACTTG GTGTCTGGCTGCAAGATGCCTTCAGCAGAGCAAAGTCGTATCACCCAGCTCCTCAGAGACACCTTCTCTTCAGTTCGACAGGAGCTCGAGGCCCTGGCGGGGACAGCATTGTCCAGCCCAGGCGGGAGCCCTGGGGCTGTGGGAGCTGAGCAAACACAGGCCCTACTAGAGCAATACTCGGAGCTGTTGCTTCGAGCCGTGGAGCGGCGCATGGAACGCAGACTCTGA